A window from Citrobacter amalonaticus encodes these proteins:
- the zwf gene encoding glucose-6-phosphate dehydrogenase — MAVTQTAQACDLVIFGAKGDLARRKLLPSLYQLEKAGQLNPETRIIGVGRADWDKDAYTKVVREALETFMKEKIDEGLWDTLSARLDFCNLDVNDTAAFTRLGAMLDQKNRTTINYFAMPPSTFGAICKGLGEAKLNAKPARVVMEKPLGTSLATSREINDQVGEYFEECQVYRIDHYLGKETVLNLLALRFANSLFVNNWDNRTIDHVEITVAEEVGIEGRWGYFDQAGQMRDMIQNHLLQILCMIAMSPPSDLSADAIRDEKVKVLKSLRRIDRSNVREKTVRGQYTTGFAQGKKVPGYLEEEGANKSSNTETFVAIRVDIDNWRWAGVPFYLRTGKRLPTKCSEVVVYFKTPELNLFKESWQDLPQNKLTIRLQPDEGVDIQVLNKVPGLDHKHNLQITKLDLSYSETFNQTHLADAYERLLLETMRGIQALFVRRDEVEEAWKWVDSITEAWAMDNDAPKPYQAGTWGPVASVAMITRDGRSWNEFE, encoded by the coding sequence ATGGCGGTAACGCAAACAGCCCAGGCATGTGACCTGGTCATTTTCGGCGCGAAAGGCGACCTTGCGCGTCGTAAATTGCTGCCTTCCCTGTATCAACTTGAAAAAGCCGGTCAGCTCAACCCTGAAACCCGCATTATCGGGGTAGGCCGTGCCGACTGGGATAAAGATGCCTACACGAAGGTGGTGCGCGAAGCGCTCGAAACCTTCATGAAAGAAAAGATAGATGAAGGATTGTGGGACACCCTGAGCGCTCGCCTGGATTTCTGCAATCTGGATGTGAATGATACCGCGGCGTTTACTCGTCTTGGGGCGATGCTCGATCAGAAAAACCGCACCACGATCAACTACTTCGCCATGCCGCCAAGCACGTTTGGCGCAATCTGTAAGGGACTGGGCGAAGCGAAACTGAATGCCAAACCGGCACGCGTGGTGATGGAAAAACCGTTGGGTACCTCACTGGCGACATCTCGCGAGATCAACGATCAGGTTGGCGAATATTTTGAAGAGTGCCAGGTTTACCGCATCGACCACTATCTGGGAAAAGAGACCGTTCTGAACTTGCTGGCGCTGCGTTTTGCCAACTCCCTGTTTGTGAATAACTGGGATAACCGCACGATCGATCATGTGGAAATCACCGTGGCAGAAGAGGTGGGCATTGAAGGGCGTTGGGGTTATTTCGACCAGGCCGGGCAGATGCGCGACATGATCCAGAACCACCTGCTGCAAATTCTGTGCATGATTGCGATGTCGCCGCCGTCGGATCTGAGCGCTGACGCCATTCGTGATGAAAAAGTGAAGGTGCTGAAGTCGCTGCGTCGTATCGATCGTTCAAATGTGCGTGAAAAAACCGTTCGCGGCCAGTACACCACCGGCTTTGCTCAGGGCAAAAAAGTCCCGGGCTATCTGGAAGAAGAGGGTGCGAACAAGAGCAGTAACACCGAAACGTTTGTGGCGATCCGCGTCGACATTGATAACTGGCGCTGGGCGGGCGTGCCGTTCTACCTGCGTACCGGTAAACGTCTGCCGACGAAATGTTCTGAAGTTGTGGTTTACTTCAAAACGCCTGAATTGAACCTGTTTAAAGAGTCCTGGCAGGATCTGCCGCAGAACAAGCTAACCATTCGTCTGCAGCCGGATGAAGGCGTGGATATCCAGGTTCTGAACAAAGTTCCGGGTCTTGACCACAAGCATAACCTGCAAATCACCAAGCTGGATCTGAGCTACTCCGAAACTTTCAATCAAACGCATCTGGCGGATGCTTACGAGCGTCTGCTGCTGGAAACTATGCGCGGCATTCAGGCGCTGTTTGTGCGTCGTGATGAAGTCGAAGAGGCGTGGAAGTGGGTAGACTCCATTACCGAAGCGTGGGCGATGGACAACGATGCGCCGAAACCGTACCAGGCCGGGACCTGGGGGCCGGTTGCTTCGGTGGCGATGATCACCCGTGACGGTCGTTCCTGGAATGAATTCGAGTAA
- the kdgA gene encoding bifunctional 4-hydroxy-2-oxoglutarate aldolase/2-dehydro-3-deoxy-phosphogluconate aldolase has protein sequence MKNWKTSAEAILTTGPVVPVIVVNKLEHAVPMAKALVAGGVRVLEVTLRTACAMDAIRAIAKEVPEAIVGAGTVLNPQQLAEVTAAGAQFAISPGLTEPLLKAATEGTIPLIPGISTVSELMLGMDYGLKEFKFFPAEANGGTKALQAIAGPFSQVRFCPTGGISPANYRDYLALKSVLCIGGSWLVPNDALEAGDYDRITRLAREAVEGAKQ, from the coding sequence ATGAAAAACTGGAAAACAAGTGCAGAAGCAATCCTGACCACCGGCCCGGTTGTCCCGGTGATCGTAGTGAATAAACTGGAACACGCTGTGCCGATGGCAAAAGCGCTGGTTGCGGGTGGGGTGCGCGTACTGGAAGTGACGTTACGTACCGCCTGCGCGATGGATGCTATCCGCGCTATCGCCAAAGAGGTTCCGGAAGCCATTGTGGGTGCGGGTACGGTGCTGAATCCGCAGCAGCTGGCTGAGGTTACTGCAGCCGGTGCGCAGTTCGCTATCAGCCCAGGTCTGACCGAGCCGCTGCTGAAAGCGGCAACCGAAGGCACGATCCCGTTGATTCCTGGCATCAGCACCGTTTCTGAACTGATGCTGGGTATGGACTACGGCCTGAAAGAGTTCAAATTCTTCCCGGCAGAAGCCAATGGCGGCACTAAAGCGCTGCAGGCCATTGCCGGTCCGTTCTCTCAGGTGCGTTTCTGCCCGACTGGCGGCATCTCTCCCGCTAATTACCGCGATTACCTGGCACTGAAAAGCGTGCTGTGCATCGGCGGCTCCTGGCTGGTGCCGAATGACGCGCTGGAAGCCGGTGACTACGATCGTATCACCAGACTGGCTCGCGAAGCGGTTGAAGGCGCGAAGCAGTAA
- the edd gene encoding phosphogluconate dehydratase: protein MNPNLLRVTQCIVERSRETRSAYLARIEQAKSSTVHRSQLACGNLAHGFAACQPDDKASLKSMLRNNIAIITSYNDMLSAHQPYEHYPDIIRKALHQANAVGQVAGGVPAMCDGVTQGQDGMELSLLSREVIAMSAAVGLSHNMFDGALFLGVCDKIVPGLAMAALSFGHLPSIFVPSGPMASGLANKEKVRIRQLYAEGKVDRMALLESEAASYHAPGTCTFYGTANTNQMVVEFMGMQLPGSSFVHPDAPLREALTAAAARQVTRLTGNGNEWMPIGKMIDEKVVVNGIVALLATGGSTNHTMHLVAMARAAGIQINWDDFSDLSDIVPLMARLYPNGPADINHFQAAGGVPVLMRELLNAGLLHEDVNTVAGYGLKRYTLEPWLNNGELDWREGAAKSLDSNVIASFDQPFSHHGGTKVLSGNLGRAVMKTSAVPAENQVIEAPAVVFESQHDVLPAFEAGLLDRDCVVVVRHQGPKANGMPELHKLMPPLGVLLDRRFKIALVTDGRLSGASGKVPSAIHVTPEAYDGGLLAKVRDGDIIRVNGQTGELTLLVDEAELAARQPHIPDLSASRIGTGREMFGALREQLSGAEQGATCIHF from the coding sequence ATGAATCCGAATTTGTTACGCGTAACACAATGTATTGTTGAACGTTCCCGTGAGACCCGTTCTGCCTACCTCGCTCGTATAGAACAGGCTAAATCCTCGACCGTTCACCGCTCACAACTGGCATGCGGGAATCTGGCGCACGGATTCGCGGCTTGTCAGCCAGACGATAAAGCCTCTCTGAAAAGCATGTTGCGTAACAATATCGCGATCATCACTTCCTACAACGACATGCTCTCCGCACATCAACCCTACGAACATTATCCGGACATCATTCGCAAAGCGCTGCATCAAGCCAATGCGGTCGGGCAGGTCGCGGGCGGCGTTCCGGCAATGTGTGACGGCGTCACGCAGGGGCAGGACGGTATGGAGCTTTCGCTGCTGAGTCGCGAAGTGATTGCGATGTCCGCCGCGGTGGGACTCTCTCACAACATGTTCGACGGCGCGCTGTTCCTCGGCGTCTGTGACAAAATCGTCCCGGGTTTGGCGATGGCGGCGCTGTCATTCGGTCATCTGCCTTCCATCTTCGTGCCGTCAGGTCCAATGGCGAGCGGCCTGGCGAATAAAGAGAAAGTCCGCATTCGTCAGCTTTATGCTGAAGGTAAAGTTGATCGTATGGCGCTTCTGGAGTCTGAAGCCGCCTCCTATCATGCGCCGGGCACCTGCACGTTCTACGGTACCGCGAACACCAACCAGATGGTGGTGGAGTTCATGGGGATGCAACTGCCGGGGTCCTCGTTTGTTCACCCGGATGCTCCGTTGCGTGAAGCGCTGACGGCAGCAGCAGCGCGCCAGGTGACGCGCCTGACCGGTAACGGTAACGAATGGATGCCGATCGGCAAAATGATTGATGAAAAAGTGGTGGTGAACGGGATTGTCGCGCTGTTGGCGACCGGCGGTTCAACGAACCATACCATGCACCTGGTGGCGATGGCCCGCGCTGCGGGTATCCAGATTAACTGGGATGACTTCTCTGACCTCTCCGACATCGTGCCGCTGATGGCGCGTCTCTATCCTAACGGCCCGGCGGATATTAACCACTTCCAGGCCGCGGGCGGTGTCCCGGTCCTGATGCGTGAACTGCTGAACGCGGGTCTGCTGCATGAAGACGTCAACACCGTGGCCGGTTACGGCCTGAAGCGCTACACCCTGGAACCGTGGCTGAACAATGGCGAACTCGACTGGCGTGAAGGCGCGGCCAAATCGCTGGACAGCAATGTCATTGCTTCCTTTGACCAGCCGTTCTCGCATCATGGTGGCACTAAAGTGCTGAGTGGTAACCTCGGTCGTGCGGTTATGAAAACGTCCGCCGTACCGGCCGAGAATCAGGTGATTGAAGCGCCGGCCGTTGTTTTTGAAAGTCAGCATGATGTCCTGCCGGCCTTTGAAGCGGGTCTGCTGGACCGTGACTGCGTGGTAGTTGTGCGTCATCAGGGACCAAAAGCGAACGGAATGCCAGAATTACATAAACTCATGCCGCCACTTGGTGTATTATTGGACCGTCGTTTCAAAATTGCGTTGGTTACTGATGGTCGACTTTCCGGTGCGTCCGGTAAAGTGCCTTCAGCCATCCATGTAACCCCGGAGGCCTATGATGGCGGACTGCTGGCAAAAGTACGCGATGGCGACATTATTCGGGTGAACGGACAGACAGGTGAATTGACGCTGTTGGTTGATGAGGCGGAGCTTGCCGCTCGCCAGCCGCATATCCCGGATCTGAGCGCATCGCGCATCGGTACGGGGCGTGAAATGTTCGGCGCGCTGCGTGAACAGTTGTCCGGCGCAGAACAGGGCGCAACCTGTATTCATTTTTAA